ATTTATTTACCGTGCCGACAGTTGTGCTTCGGGATGGAATCAATCTCACTATTATCAGTTTTTGCAAGATAAACTCGATCAGGTAAAAATCAACCCCGACAACAGGCAGTTTGAATATACCGGAGTAGGAAATGTAATCAGCGCAAAAAACGCACGCGATAGTTACGCAGATATAGACTTTACCCTCAATTTTACGACTACCCTTGTTCAGAACTCCTGCTTAAAAGGGGTCTGCAACGGAGGTCTTTCTTTTATAGTTTTTAAGCCTGCACTTATTCTGGAACCAATGACTACCGTCAGGCAAAATTCAGAAGCCAACTGTAACGGAATTGGTTCTTACGGCAACATACAATGTTCCCCGGGTGTTAAAACAGGTTTTGAATATCATACCGGATCTGCCTCACAATTGGATTTCATGCTGGATTTTATGCAGAACGTAATCCCTGACGGCTACTATGTTTTGGCTTATAGTGTCAGGAATCACGGTTTGGGATCAACCAATCCCGATGATGTAATCTATCCATATCAAGACGATATTTACCAGTTTTTTGCCGATATGGGCATTTCAGAAATTGCCGGACTTAGCACAGACCAACCCTTTATTGCTTTTGGCAAAAAAGGTTCGGGTGGAACTTATACGCCTACATTTGTATCCCCTGAAATTCCAACAGAAATTTTTGAAATTGATATTCCGGTCGAAGGTAAACATCCTGAAGGGGTAATTACTTCAACGGTGATTGGCCCTTCCATCGAATGGGATAATCTTGATTGGAAACAACATCCTTTAGATAACCCTCTGACTTCTGCCGACTCAATCAGCATCAATATTTACGGGCTTCCGTCTAATGGTTCAGCACCTATCCTGCTTATGAATTCCGGAAATGATTACAACCTGGACATCAGTAGTATCAGCGCCGAAGATTATCCTTTCCTGAAATTAGAAGCGGTAACCTCAGATACTGTGGCATTTACCATGCCTCAACTCGACTACTGGAGGGTTCACTACGATCTTGCCGGAGAGCTTGCATTGGATAAAAAGGAGCATTTTATTTTCCTGAGCGATACCTTGAACGAAGGCGAACCTGTTCATTTTGAAATTGCCGTTACTAATGCAAGCGGAACAAATATGGATAGTGTTCTCGTTGGATTTACCATTATTGACAACAATAACCAATCACATATTTTCAATTCCCGTCAGGCTCCAATTGCTGCGCGCCAAACCGGAATTATAACCTTTAATCAAAGTACAGAAGGTTTGGGTGGGAACAATATTCTGATTGTGGAGTTAAATCCTAATAACGATCAACCCGAAAAATTCAGATTCAACAACCTCCTGATTCTTTCATTCTTCGTAATAAAAGACAAAATCAATCCTGTTCTGGATGTTACCTTTGATGGCAGACATATAGTGGACGGCGAGTTGGTTTCGGCAAAACCGTTTATCACCATTAAAGCAAAGGATGAAAACAAATACTTAGCCCTGAACGATACCACCGGATTTAAACTTTTTCTGAAACATCCCGATCCGGTTTCAGGGCAACTTTCCAATATTGAAACCCCTGTTTTTTTCAATAACCCCGAAATCACCTTTTTGCCTGCAACAGCCGAACAGGCCGGTTCGGGTAATAATGCTGCAACCATAGAGTATCGCCCTGCCTTTACCCAAAGCGGGTTTTACGAGTTACAGGTCAGGGCTAAAGACCGGAGCAGCAATAACTTTGCAGCCGATAAACAATACCGGACAAGTTTTAAGGTAGAAACAAAACCCATGATTTCAAATGTGTTTAACTACCCAAATCCTTTTACAACCTCTACAAGATTTGTATTTACTCTTTCAGGCTCTGAGATACCGGAGTTTATGAAAATACAAATCATGACCATCTCCGGAAAAGTAGTCCGCGAAATTACCAAAAACGAACTCGGCCCTATTCGCATCGGCAACAACCTGACCGAATTTGCATGGGATGGAACCGACCAATATGGCAACCAACTTGCCAATGGGTTATATCTCTACAAAGTGGTTACCCGTTTAGGTGATCAAAAAATGGAACAGTACAAACTCGGCAAAGATGCAGATGACTTGTTCAAAAACGGAATCGGTAAAATGTATCTGATGAGGTAAGCCACTTCTTTCATTTAATCCCTATTTTTAACAACAGCTTTCGGGATTAAACCGGTCTTGATAAATTTGCCTTTCATACTCAGGTGATTTGGAAGTAGCTTTAGTATGAAAAGTTTGAGGTTTAAAAATAAATAATGCACGCATTGCTTTTTGTTTGGACAACAATCCGCATCTTTGTGCTTTAAAAAGTACCGAGGCAATTGACTTAATCAGTTTTTGTCAGGAAAAATGATAATTCCGACTATTTTATTTTATCAAAATTAACCGGCAGCTAAATGAAGTCGCCCTATTTTACCTCAGAACATGACTTGTTCCGCCAAAGTGTACGGCAGTTTATTGAAAATGAAGTAGCTCCCCATGCTCAGGAATGGGAGGCTAATGAAGCCATCCCCCGATATATCTGGAAAAGAATGGGCGAACTTGGTTTATTAGGGCTACATTATCCCGAACAATATGGAGGAGCAGAGTCCGGTTTTTTTTACTCTGTCATTTTTACAGAAGAACTCAGCCGAAGCCTTATGGGTGGATTTTGTGCTGCTGTCGGAGTTCATTCTTATATGGCAACTGCCCATATAGCTAATGCAGGAAGTGAGAGTTTAAAACAAAAATATTTGGTGCCTGCCATTTCGGGCGAAAAAATCGGAGCACTTGCAATTTCTGAACCCGGAGCCGGGTCTGATGTGGCCAATATTCGAACTACTGCCAAACGAATAGGCGAGCAATATGTAATCAACGGCTCAAAAACCTTTATCACCAATGGTGTTTATTCTGATTTTGTAGTAGTAGCCTGCAAAACGAACCTATCCGAAGGAGTGTCGGGTATCAGTCTGATTGTGGTTGATCGAGATACTCCCGGTTTTACAGCGTCAAAACTAAAAAAGATGGGCTGGAACAGTTCCGATACCGGTGAATTGTTTTTTGACAATGTATGTGTTCCTGTCGAAAATCTGGTAGGAATGGAAGGGAATGGGTTTTACTATATTATGGACAGTTTTCAGTTAGAACGGTTGATTGCCTCAATCGGCTCAATATCGGCAGCAGACATCGGTTTAGACTTAACCCTGAAATACATCGAAGAACGGGAAGCTTTTGGCAAAAAGATTAATAAGTTTCAAGCTATCCGACATAGTCTGGCCGATATTGCCACCGAAATTGAAGCTGCCAAACAATTTACCTATTACACTTCCTGGTTGTTTGATCAGGGAGAGTTTGCGGTTAAAGAGTGTTCAATGCTCAAACTACTGACCAGTGAACTGGCAAAAAAGGCCGCAGATGTTTGCCTTCAGTGCTTCGGCGGATATGGATACATGGAAGAATTTCCAATTGCCCGATTATATAGAGATGCGCGTGTAGGGACTATTGCAGGAGGAACGTCACAGATTATGCGTGAAATTATTTCAAAGATATTGATAGATGAAGTTTCCTACCGTCCTGTATATACGGGTTCTATACAGTCTGATGAAAAATCAGATAGTTCAGACAAAGTAACCGACATCGTAACAGAGCAAATTGAAACACAGCAAAATACTCAAATTCAACATCAAACCGAAAATAACAAGAAAATGAGCAGCAATCCTCAAACAGCCCGTGAAATTGTATTGTCCCTTTCTGAACGATTAAAAACCTATAAAGTCGAACCTGATTATACCACCACCGTGCATTTTGAACTTCTCGGTGAAAACGGAGGTAAGTTTACCGTTAATATCGAGCAAGGGGTATGTACAGTTCAAGAAGGCCATATCGGTGTGCCGAAATGTCTGTTAACAGCCAAAGACCGGGATTATGAAGACATTGAACTTGGCCGCGCTAATCCTCAAATGGCGGTCATGATGGGAAAAATTAAACTGACCAACTTATCTGAAATGATGAAATTTTCAGGTTTGTTTAAAAGACTTCATTGATTGTGAAGTTATGGTTCAATTGGGGGTTTTTATCAGAAAAATTCTAAG
This is a stretch of genomic DNA from Sphingobacteriales bacterium. It encodes these proteins:
- a CDS encoding acyl-CoA dehydrogenase family protein translates to MKSPYFTSEHDLFRQSVRQFIENEVAPHAQEWEANEAIPRYIWKRMGELGLLGLHYPEQYGGAESGFFYSVIFTEELSRSLMGGFCAAVGVHSYMATAHIANAGSESLKQKYLVPAISGEKIGALAISEPGAGSDVANIRTTAKRIGEQYVINGSKTFITNGVYSDFVVVACKTNLSEGVSGISLIVVDRDTPGFTASKLKKMGWNSSDTGELFFDNVCVPVENLVGMEGNGFYYIMDSFQLERLIASIGSISAADIGLDLTLKYIEEREAFGKKINKFQAIRHSLADIATEIEAAKQFTYYTSWLFDQGEFAVKECSMLKLLTSELAKKAADVCLQCFGGYGYMEEFPIARLYRDARVGTIAGGTSQIMREIISKILIDEVSYRPVYTGSIQSDEKSDSSDKVTDIVTEQIETQQNTQIQHQTENNKKMSSNPQTAREIVLSLSERLKTYKVEPDYTTTVHFELLGENGGKFTVNIEQGVCTVQEGHIGVPKCLLTAKDRDYEDIELGRANPQMAVMMGKIKLTNLSEMMKFSGLFKRLH